AACCTCTCGCCGGTATCGCTGACCTCCAGAACACTAGCCATATTTCCACATCGGTAGCAGTAGTTAGGCGCACTCCATACTGTACTCAAGCGATCGTCGTATAGAACTTGGAAGCCCTCCTGGCATAGCTGGTGTGCTCTCAGAATGTGGTCCATATTGTTTACAGCCAAGAATTTCTTGACCACTTGTGCGCCAAAGGTATAGCCAGCTCCACGTGGACTGAGAGAGAACTCGTCGCGCTCGGGATCGGGATCAGACCAGACTAGGTCGGCCATGGGGCCTTCGTGAGGAATCTCGCGGAAACGGTCGATGATTACGATTTGGTCGATGGAGTGAATGGATGGGGAGAGGCCTGGAGCATACAAATTAGCAAACTGTCGATACGGGTAGGTAACGGCGTAGGCGCGCGCGTAGAGATGTAGGCTGTCTTACCGCCGTGGACGCAGAAGATCTTGTCGTTGATGACCACGCTCAAAGTCAGAAAGTCGAACATGTCGGTAAAGTAGTGCCATACGTTGGCGTTTCCGTATTTTCTTGAACATTCGGTATAGAAGCCATAGGACTGGGTGACGCCGCGAGACTCATGGTTGCCTCGAATCAAATGCACGCGATTGGGGTAACGAAGTTTCAAGCACACAAGCAAAGATATCGTTTCGACACTGAACATACCGCGGTCGACGTAGTCTCCTGTTGGGCAGCCAGTCAGTCAGGCTTTGTATTACCAACTTTTGATCCAAAGCGTACCCAGAAACAAGTAGTTGGTGTCTGGACACCAGCCACCAATCTTGAAGATCTCGATCAGGTCGTAGAATTGACCATGGATATCGCCGACGACGGTGACGGGGGCGCGAACGTGAACGACGTTGCTCTCGCGCATCAGAAGCTCTTTCGTTTTGGCGCAAATGGCCTCGATGACGGATTCGGCGAGAAGTTCCCTC
This is a stretch of genomic DNA from Colletotrichum lupini chromosome 10, complete sequence. It encodes these proteins:
- a CDS encoding calcineurin-like phosphoesterase, translating into MPGLPASVDLDECISRLYKRELLAESVIEAICAKTKELLMRESNVVHVRAPVTVVGDIHGQFYDLIEIFKIGGWCPDTNYLFLGDYVDRGMFSVETISLLVCLKLRYPNRVHLIRGNHESRGVTQSYGFYTECSRKYGNANVWHYFTDMFDFLTLSVVINDKIFCVHGGLSPSIHSIDQIVIIDRFREIPHEGPMADLVWSDPDPERDEFSLSPRGAGYTFGAQVVKKFLAVNNMDHILRAHQLCQEGFQVLYDDRLSTVWSAPNYCYRCGNMASVLEVSDTGERFFNVFAAAPENDQHKDMQLGGGEKQADGNSLPDYFL